One genomic segment of Pongo pygmaeus isolate AG05252 chromosome 19, NHGRI_mPonPyg2-v2.0_pri, whole genome shotgun sequence includes these proteins:
- the LOC129029896 gene encoding tumor necrosis factor receptor superfamily member 13B-like has protein sequence MGEWTNFLQDPESIPASLRVRKGAQPLQEPDRLAAGWVGALLGLKLSADQLALVYSILGLCLCAIFCCFLVAVACFLKKRGDPCSCQPCSRPCQSSAKSSQDHEVEASSPVGTSPEPVETCSFCFPDHRTPTQESAVMPGTLNPVGDGRWRHPVRCPDRW, from the exons ATGGGGGAGTGGACCAACTTCCTCCAGGATCCAGAGAGCATCCCAGCCAGCCTCAGGGTCAGGAAAGGAGCCCAGCCTCTCCAGGAGCCAGACAGGCTCGCAGCAGGGTGGGTTGGGG CTCTCCTGGGGCTGAAGCTGAGTGCGGATCAGCTGGCCCTGGTCTACAGTATACTGGGGCTCTGCCTGTGTGCCATCTTCTGCTGCTTCCTGGTGGCAGTGGCCTGCTTCCTCAAGAAGAGGGGGGATCCCTGCTCCTGCCAGCCCTGCTCAAGGCCCTGTCAAAGTTCAGCCAAGTCTTCCCAGG ATCACGAGGTGGAAGCCAGCAGCCCTGTGGGCACATCTCCTGAGCCAGTGGAGACCTGCAGCTTCTGCTTCCCCGatcacaggacccccacccaggAGAGTGCGGTCATGCCTGGGACCCTCAACCCCGTAGGTGATGGAAGGTGGAGGCACCCTGTGAGGTGCCCTGATAGATGGTAG